The genomic segment CGCTGACGCAGAGAAGACCGAGCAGCAGTTACTTGCCCGGTTTAAATCCCACGGCCCGCGCGGTGAAACATTGAAACCTTTGGCGGTTTTTTACAGCCGGGTCGGCCAGCAAGAGCGGGCCTATCAATATTTAAAAATGTGGATGAAATATACCAAGGACAAAGCCGAACTGGCGGAATGTTTGCTGATGTCCGGGCAGTTGGCCGAACAGGCCGGGCAGCCTGAACCGGCGGTCTCTTTTTATCGGGAAGCGCTGGATCAGAAGAGTGATGACTTTAAAGTTAATTACTACTGTCATAACAATCTTGCCTATTGCCTGAATTTGCAAGGCGACTTTGAGCAGGCGCAGAAACACTGCCACGCCGCCATTCGGACTGACCCCTCGCGCGCCAATGCCTATAAAAATCTTGGGATCAGTCAGGAAGGTTTGGGCAAGGTTGCTGAAGCAGCCCGGGCTTGGATTAAAGCCACACATGTGGATATTTCAGATGCGCGGGCTTTCCAATTGCTGGAAAAATTGATGGAAAAAAATTCGGCAACTGTGACGTTGGATATTCCGGATATTGCAGCGCAGATTGATTCCTGCCGTAAAGCAATGACCACCTCGCAAACCGGCCGGTTTTCCGACTGGGCCAGGGGTCTGCCTTTAAATTAATTTTCTGAGGCCTGTTAATAATTCATTGGAAATCGTCAGGGCGTGTGATACCATACACCAATATTTATTAACGTGACCAATGTTTAACAGACTGCTTCGGATATTTGATTCATCACGCAAAGTCGCTAAGACGCTAAAATAATCATGGATTTGATATTTAAATATTTAGCATGATAATAGTTTTTCTTTT from the bacterium genome contains:
- a CDS encoding tetratricopeptide repeat protein, coding for MSEERPEPDKEKGVTDAFFVKLPDTPQIGSADAEKTEQQLLARFKSHGPRGETLKPLAVFYSRVGQQERAYQYLKMWMKYTKDKAELAECLLMSGQLAEQAGQPEPAVSFYREALDQKSDDFKVNYYCHNNLAYCLNLQGDFEQAQKHCHAAIRTDPSRANAYKNLGISQEGLGKVAEAARAWIKATHVDISDARAFQLLEKLMEKNSATVTLDIPDIAAQIDSCRKAMTTSQTGRFSDWARGLPLN